The genome window AGTATTTACAACTGCCAGAAAGGATCTCCTTCCCTTTGATATTGTAGCGCAAAGCACGATGTGCAAGAAAAACTTCTTCTATATATCCCAAATATAGAGATACTGTATCATACGAAGTCTTGCGTCCTTTGCTTTTTATAAAGTTGGTAATATTGGTAACAGAAAGAAGATTGGAAGAATTATTAACCAGATAGGCAAACAAATCTTCGAGCAGTCTTACATCGCGAATCGTATATCTGCGTATGATGTCTTTCAGTAATACCGTATCCTTCAATCCCGAAATATAGTTACGCTTTACATCGGAAGACTGGAAATGCACGAGTTCAGGATAACCTCCATCAGCCATATACGTCAAATAACTCTCTCTGCCGACAGGGAGCTGATGAATGCTAGCATATTCCCCGTAAGACAACGGGAATATGTGAAATTCCACATATCTACCAGATAGAAGAGTGGATAATTCTCCTGAGAACATCTTTGAATTAGAACCTGTGATAAATATCTCGTAATCTTCAGTATAATCCTGAGACAGCGAGTTGACTACACGTTCCCAACCATCAATATCCTGCACTTCATCTATAAAGATGTAGATTCGTCCTTCAGGCTTTAATTCCTCCCGGTACAGACGGATAAAATTGTCCAAATCCTTATAGTTCTCTATAAAATCGAACGCCGTCAGTTCTCGGTTGATAAAGACAATATTATTGCTGCTGATCCCCTGTTGCACAAGATGCATGGCAGTTTGACGCAATATATAACTTTTTCCCACACGTCGTTGACCCGTAAGTACCTTCACCACCTTACTGCCAAGATATGAAGCGACACTTTCGGTATAAAGCGGACGAGGAAAACCACAATCGATGGTGTTACCGAACCAAAGATTATACTTCTTTACTGATTCTATATTTTCGTTCATACTCGAATTTTTGTGCAAAGATAGCATTTTTTTCGTGTATAGACGAAAATATCTCTGTTTTTAACAAGATTTTCGTCTGTAGACGAAAATCTCCTTATTTCCATCATTGTTTTCGTCTATGGACGAAAATTTTGAAGTATCGAGATTTTTTCAATCTTATTTCCTTGCTATCCATTTCGGCAAGACCAGGGTGCCCATCACCAGGAAAGGGTAATAGAAGATGGCGCGCCAGAGCATGGCGGCAAGGATGGCTACTGAGGCATCGGGCAGGAAATCGGCATAATAAAGGCGGAACATCAACTCTGCCACGCCACTTCCGCCAGGCGTAGGACTCAGAATGGAAATCATCCACATCACCCATTGGCGGCACCAAGCCACCAGCATGTTGCCCTGACAATGGAAGGCAATGAGAATAGCTACCACGATGGCGAATCTCGACAGCCACGCCAAGGAAGTATAACCCATCAGCTGCAGCCAGAATCTTCCGCCCTCCAGCTTTGCCTCCTCCGAAGCCATCGTCATCTCCTCGGAAAACTTCTCTACCTTGGGCAGGAATCTGCGAAGGAAAGGAATCTTGCAGCATCCCTTCAATACCCAGCCCAGAATCTGAGGACGATGCAACAACAAGAGGTAGAGGATGACCGTCCAGACAGCAACGATAAGGGTGCTGACGATGAAAATAACCTGCACTCCGCCCTTAATCCATTCGTTCGTAGCATCCGCAGAAATCCCCACTCCATCAGCCAAGCTGA of Segatella copri contains these proteins:
- a CDS encoding ATP-binding protein, translated to MNENIESVKKYNLWFGNTIDCGFPRPLYTESVASYLGSKVVKVLTGQRRVGKSYILRQTAMHLVQQGISSNNIVFINRELTAFDFIENYKDLDNFIRLYREELKPEGRIYIFIDEVQDIDGWERVVNSLSQDYTEDYEIFITGSNSKMFSGELSTLLSGRYVEFHIFPLSYGEYASIHQLPVGRESYLTYMADGGYPELVHFQSSDVKRNYISGLKDTVLLKDIIRRYTIRDVRLLEDLFAYLVNNSSNLLSVTNITNFIKSKGRKTSYDTVSLYLGYIEEVFLAHRALRYNIKGKEILSGSCKYYMNDLSFKNYLYAGFGYGAGYLMENLVYLELLRHGYDVYVGSIKDKEVDFVAIKNDRTIYVQATYMLIDEQTIEREYAPLECIADNYEKVVVSLDDLQLPSRKGITHVRAWELSQML
- a CDS encoding lysylphosphatidylglycerol synthase transmembrane domain-containing protein; the protein is MKKWHLWLAASIGLVVIVGMMIREFDVEVLSRIDLSPRFFLGVVMGVLLFAVQNLMLTLRFRHLCQRKLSVAEAFRINVLCEFTSAVTPSAVGGSGLAFVYLNREGVSMGRSIFTMFAALLADEAFLAISCVLLYFCVPSHLLFSLADGVGISADATNEWIKGGVQVIFIVSTLIVAVWTVILYLLLLHRPQILGWVLKGCCKIPFLRRFLPKVEKFSEEMTMASEEAKLEGGRFWLQLMGYTSLAWLSRFAIVVAILIAFHCQGNMLVAWCRQWVMWMISILSPTPGGSGVAELMFRLYYADFLPDASVAILAAMLWRAIFYYPFLVMGTLVLPKWIARK